A single Bacteroidota bacterium DNA region contains:
- a CDS encoding glycosyltransferase has translation MDKKFEIEEIEDQGIFTVRVYYLVGSRQLAVDDWQSAVNGRQSAAERSDVPTHVGIGSRLTVNGNVNCQLSTANCNTYSKFINTCRFIKANLIGYRHILKQRGKPDVIHVHVLTRLGIFALYLKICKSTPYIITEHWSRYLPSVNTYKGCFRKLMTKIVVRYASAVTTPTVDLENAMLRYHLYNKNFRILPNVVDTDKFLPFKVNSGMQPGALHKKRMVHVSCFEDRSKNISGILNVLKRLSVLRDDWECYLVGEGIDREWMIKRSEDLGLTEWVHFTGLLEGKDLVEAISTSDFMVLFSNYENLPVVINEAFACGVPVVATAVGGIPEVVNTTRGLLVRAGDEDDLLRKIEWMLVHHNEFDKEKIREYTVLNYGTKAVSKLLNELYDAAIYSR, from the coding sequence ATGGATAAAAAATTTGAGATTGAAGAGATTGAGGATCAGGGTATTTTTACAGTGAGGGTGTATTATTTAGTCGGCAGTCGGCAGTTGGCAGTCGACGATTGGCAGTCGGCAGTCAACGGTCGGCAGTCGGCAGCGGAACGAAGTGACGTCCCGACGCATGTCGGGATCGGCAGTCGGCTAACGGTCAATGGCAATGTCAACTGCCAACTGTCAACTGCCAACTGTAATACCTATAGCAAGTTCATTAATACATGCCGGTTCATAAAGGCAAATCTGATCGGCTACCGGCATATCCTGAAACAGCGCGGGAAACCGGATGTCATTCATGTTCATGTGCTCACCCGGTTAGGTATATTTGCCCTGTATCTCAAAATTTGTAAATCAACACCTTACATCATTACCGAGCACTGGTCGCGATACTTGCCATCAGTCAATACATACAAGGGATGTTTCAGAAAACTGATGACGAAAATTGTGGTCAGGTACGCTTCCGCTGTGACCACACCCACTGTGGACCTTGAAAATGCTATGCTCCGATACCATTTGTACAATAAAAATTTCAGGATATTGCCCAATGTGGTGGATACGGATAAGTTCCTGCCTTTTAAGGTGAATAGCGGAATGCAACCTGGGGCCTTGCATAAAAAGAGAATGGTTCATGTGTCTTGTTTTGAGGATAGGTCGAAGAATATTTCCGGCATTTTAAATGTATTAAAACGGTTGTCAGTGCTACGGGATGACTGGGAATGCTACCTGGTCGGGGAAGGGATAGATCGGGAATGGATGATCAAAAGATCAGAGGATTTGGGATTGACCGAGTGGGTGCATTTTACGGGACTACTGGAAGGGAAGGATCTCGTAGAAGCTATCAGCACATCGGATTTTATGGTTCTGTTCAGTAACTATGAGAACCTGCCAGTCGTGATCAACGAGGCATTTGCCTGTGGCGTACCGGTTGTAGCCACTGCAGTGGGAGGGATTCCCGAGGTTGTTAATACTACCAGAGGTTTGCTGGTCAGGGCCGGTGATGAGGATGACCTCCTCAGAAAAATAGAATGGATGCTTGTGCATCATAACGAATTTGACAAGGAAAAGATCAGGGAATACACAGTACTTAATTATGGTACAAAAGCAGTAAGCAAGCTACTCAATGAGCTCTATGATGCTGCGATATATAGCAGGTGA
- a CDS encoding T9SS type A sorting domain-containing protein produces MKRSSLVFIILIFIQITASPQSCLPEGITFTTQSEIDNFQTNYPGCTEIEGDVSISGDDITNLSGLSVLTSIGGILYIDYNNILINLTGLDNVTSIGGDLYIEFNNGLISLTGLDNVTSIGGSIFISQNYSLTSMIGLEGLTSIGGVFYIEGNNNLTSLTGLKGLTTIGGGLSVLFNDALTSLTGLENLTSMGGWLSIERNNALTSLSGLDGLTSITDDFEIVCNDALTNLTGLENLTSVGGYLHIDGNNILTSLTGLEGLIFIGGYLYIVYNDDLTSLTGLESLTSLGGDLYIEYNESLRYLSGLGGLTSIMGGFDIIGNDALISLTGLEGLHSIGGYLRIKENNTLTSLTGLEVLTSIGGNLYIGYNDVLTCLTGLEALTSLGGNLSIEYNKALTSLTNIEHLTSIKGHLYIRSNEALTSLSGLGGLTSVMEDFEINDNDALSDLSGIEGLNSIGGYLNIEGNYTLTNLMGLENLSSIGGHLTIRYNTALNSLMGMEGLTTIGGDLNIRLNMVLTSLGGLDNIFAGSIDNLCICFDSSLSTCEVQSICDYLANPNGTIAITGNATGCNSREEVEEACGVGLTDNMDISYCSVYPNPFTGHTTFSIQLQEPLKVNLQVINNLGQVIATILDELLSVGDHQVTWNAKDLPSGIYFYRISAIGHQPSAIGKIVVM; encoded by the coding sequence ATGAAAAGATCATCTCTTGTATTTATTATTTTGATATTCATTCAGATAACGGCGTCACCGCAATCCTGCCTGCCGGAAGGCATCACATTTACAACCCAATCCGAAATTGATAATTTCCAGACCAATTATCCCGGCTGTACGGAAATTGAGGGGGATGTGAGTATATCGGGAGACGATATTACCAATTTAAGCGGATTAAGTGTTTTGACTTCTATTGGGGGAATTCTTTATATTGATTACAATAACATCCTGATAAATCTGACAGGACTGGATAATGTAACTTCCATCGGGGGAGACCTTTATATTGAATTTAATAACGGCCTGATTAGTCTGACGGGACTGGACAATGTGACTTCCATCGGGGGAAGTATTTTTATTTCTCAAAACTATAGTCTGACCAGTATGATTGGATTAGAAGGTTTGACGTCTATCGGAGGAGTTTTTTATATTGAAGGAAACAATAACCTGACCAGCCTGACGGGACTGAAGGGATTGACAACTATTGGGGGAGGCCTCTCTGTTTTATTCAATGACGCTCTCACCAGCCTGACAGGACTGGAGAATTTAACTTCTATGGGTGGCTGGCTTTCTATAGAACGCAACAACGCCCTGACAAGTCTGTCAGGACTTGACGGGTTGACTTCCATCACGGATGATTTTGAAATCGTTTGCAACGACGCACTTACTAACCTGACAGGACTGGAGAATTTGACTTCCGTCGGGGGATACCTCCATATTGACGGGAACAATATACTAACCAGCCTGACTGGACTGGAGGGTTTAATTTTCATCGGAGGATATCTTTATATTGTTTATAACGATGACCTGACCAGCCTGACCGGACTGGAGAGTTTGACTTCCCTTGGAGGAGACCTTTATATTGAATACAATGAATCCCTGAGATACTTGTCAGGACTTGGAGGGTTGACTTCCATCATGGGAGGTTTTGATATCATCGGCAACGATGCCCTTATCAGCCTGACTGGTTTAGAAGGTTTACATTCCATAGGGGGATACCTTCGTATTAAAGAGAACAATACACTGACCAGCCTGACAGGACTGGAGGTTTTGACTTCCATCGGAGGAAACCTTTATATCGGATACAACGATGTTCTGACTTGTCTTACGGGACTGGAAGCCTTGACTTCCCTCGGGGGAAACCTTTCTATTGAATATAACAAGGCACTGACCAGCTTGACGAATATAGAGCATTTGACTTCCATAAAAGGACACCTTTATATTAGAAGCAATGAAGCCCTGACAAGCCTGTCAGGACTTGGAGGGTTGACTTCCGTCATGGAAGATTTTGAAATCAACGACAACGACGCACTGTCTGACCTGTCAGGTATAGAAGGATTAAATTCCATCGGGGGATACCTTAATATTGAAGGGAACTATACATTGACCAACCTGATGGGGCTGGAAAATCTGAGTTCCATTGGGGGGCATCTTACTATTCGATACAACACTGCCCTTAATAGCCTGATGGGGATGGAAGGTTTGACCACCATCGGTGGAGATCTGAATATTCGCTTAAATATGGTTCTTACGAGCCTGGGGGGGCTGGACAACATTTTTGCCGGATCGATAGACAATCTATGTATCTGTTTTGACAGTTCTTTATCTACCTGTGAAGTTCAAAGTATATGTGATTACCTGGCTAATCCCAATGGAACCATTGCTATCACTGGTAATGCAACCGGTTGCAACAGCCGGGAGGAGGTTGAAGAAGCATGTGGCGTCGGATTAACAGATAATATGGACATAAGCTACTGTTCTGTTTATCCCAATCCCTTTACAGGACACACCACATTCAGTATCCAGTTACAAGAGCCTTTAAAAGTAAATCTCCAAGTAATAAATAACTTGGGACAAGTTATAGCAACCATTCTGGATGAATTGCTGTCTGTAGGCGACCATCAGGTCACCTGGAATGCAAAAGACCTTCCATCCGGCATCTATTTCTATCGCATATCGGCCATCGGCCATCAGCCATCGGCCATCGGTAAGATTGTGGTAATGTGA
- a CDS encoding DegT/DnrJ/EryC1/StrS family aminotransferase — protein sequence MAMHKEALYKQSIAEVLQSSSDNIFLYWKGRVALYAILKAMEVAGEDEIILPGFTCVVVANAIKYLGAKPVYVDIDRKTLNPGLAQYKNAVTPKTKVIIVQNTFGLSSQVDEIAKWAKENSIYAIEDCAHGFGGTYNDKPNGIYCDAAFYSTQWNKPFSTGIGGFTVINNPELLSKMVCINNTLVAPGFVEKCILRSLLFFKDTLINPYTYWQLLKLYRWLSRNNLIIGSSSGGEITGIDMPVNYFKSISSIQIKRGIKNISRNKEMISLRKSNALIYTDFLRKNGKYYVDESLHPDHCFLRYPFLVKDKDLFLSKSAEANIEIGDWFCSPLHPVESGLEKWEVDEAQIPVACDISKHILNLPTSTKKPDKIIAFLQANSELIV from the coding sequence ATGGCGATGCATAAAGAGGCATTATATAAACAGTCCATCGCGGAGGTGTTACAGTCAAGTTCTGATAATATCTTTCTTTACTGGAAAGGAAGGGTGGCACTCTATGCAATTCTGAAAGCAATGGAAGTTGCCGGAGAGGATGAAATAATTTTACCCGGCTTTACCTGTGTGGTGGTGGCCAATGCAATAAAATATCTGGGTGCAAAGCCTGTTTATGTTGACATTGACAGGAAGACTTTAAATCCCGGATTGGCACAGTATAAAAATGCTGTTACACCGAAAACAAAGGTCATCATCGTACAAAATACTTTTGGTCTGTCGTCGCAGGTTGATGAGATCGCAAAATGGGCCAAAGAGAATAGCATTTACGCTATTGAGGATTGTGCACATGGATTTGGTGGAACATATAACGATAAGCCTAATGGCATATATTGCGATGCAGCTTTTTACTCCACACAATGGAACAAGCCGTTTTCAACCGGAATCGGTGGCTTTACTGTAATTAATAATCCGGAGCTCCTGTCAAAAATGGTTTGCATCAATAATACATTAGTCGCACCGGGTTTTGTTGAAAAGTGTATTCTTCGTTCCCTGCTGTTCTTTAAAGATACACTGATAAATCCTTACACATACTGGCAGTTGTTGAAACTATACCGGTGGCTGAGTAGGAACAATTTGATAATAGGCTCATCGTCAGGAGGGGAGATTACCGGCATCGACATGCCGGTAAACTATTTCAAATCCATCAGTTCGATTCAGATTAAAAGAGGTATAAAAAACATTTCCCGGAATAAGGAAATGATTAGCCTTCGGAAATCCAATGCTTTGATTTATACTGACTTTCTAAGAAAGAATGGGAAATATTATGTCGATGAGAGCCTGCATCCGGATCATTGCTTTCTCAGGTATCCGTTCCTGGTCAAGGACAAGGATTTATTTTTATCGAAATCGGCAGAGGCCAACATCGAAATCGGCGACTGGTTTTGTTCGCCGCTTCATCCGGTTGAATCAGGCCTCGAAAAGTGGGAGGTAGATGAGGCACAAATTCCTGTTGCCTGCGATATATCGAAACACATCCTGAATTTACCTACATCAACGAAAAAACCTGATAAGATCATCGCATTTTTACAAGCCAACAGTGAGCTGATCGTGTAA
- a CDS encoding glycosyltransferase family 2 protein, with protein MRYTVTVIMPVYNEEKYIEQVITDIINQDYPSDLLEVLFVDGGSIDNTKWIIKEKCKDLSNFKLIHNPYRHVSYAVNIGTKEAKGEIIILIGSHASYPSNYISVLVSNLISLQADNVGVSCITDTINKTPKANAIKKLLSAPLGVGDSFFRIGTKEPMEVDTVAFGCYKKETLIKMGGFNDHLIRNQDIEFNKRLKRSGGKIYLIPEISFTYYAREDFKGLAINNFNNGRWNIVTVYITKHVSSLSLRHFVPLLFILSLVIPVILGFLLNTWFLLFSAVFFLLYNIVVISACLKMHDKSTRFIYLYWGFYILHFSYGIGSFCGLFSVHRTLHHS; from the coding sequence ATGAGATATACGGTAACAGTCATTATGCCTGTTTATAACGAGGAAAAGTACATCGAACAGGTAATAACCGATATAATTAATCAGGACTATCCCAGTGATTTACTTGAGGTTTTATTTGTTGATGGAGGAAGTATAGATAATACCAAATGGATTATAAAAGAAAAATGTAAAGATCTATCCAATTTTAAACTGATACATAATCCTTATAGGCACGTTTCCTATGCAGTGAATATAGGAACAAAAGAAGCCAAAGGAGAAATAATCATCCTTATAGGGTCGCATGCATCCTACCCGTCAAATTACATCTCGGTTCTCGTGAGTAACCTGATCAGCCTTCAAGCTGATAATGTCGGTGTTAGTTGTATAACAGATACAATAAATAAAACTCCCAAAGCGAATGCAATAAAAAAATTATTATCCGCACCCTTAGGGGTTGGTGACAGTTTTTTCCGCATTGGGACTAAAGAACCTATGGAAGTTGACACAGTGGCATTTGGCTGTTATAAAAAAGAAACCCTGATAAAAATGGGTGGATTTAATGACCATCTGATAAGAAATCAGGACATTGAATTTAATAAAAGATTAAAAAGATCAGGAGGGAAAATATATTTGATACCTGAGATAAGCTTTACTTATTATGCAAGAGAAGACTTCAAAGGGCTTGCGATAAATAATTTTAATAATGGTCGCTGGAATATTGTGACCGTATATATAACAAAGCATGTGAGTTCATTAAGTTTACGGCATTTTGTACCCTTGCTGTTTATCCTTTCACTGGTCATCCCTGTTATTTTGGGTTTTCTGTTAAATACGTGGTTCCTGCTGTTTTCGGCCGTGTTTTTCTTACTCTACAACATTGTGGTAATTTCTGCTTGTTTAAAGATGCATGATAAGAGTACAAGATTCATTTATCTTTACTGGGGTTTTTACATCCTGCATTTTTCTTACGGCATAGGTTCATTTTGCGGTTTGTTCAGCGTGCATAGAACTTTACATCATTCATGA
- a CDS encoding ketoacyl-ACP synthase III — protein MKIEYYLPEKVFTNDELVTIFPNLEASRVEEKLGIRQRHIASADETALDLAFEAAKKVLNDFDKEKIDFILLCTQSPDYFLPTSACLLQSKLGIKKSAGALDFNLGSSGFIYGLALAKGLLQSQVASNVLLVNAETYTKHIHPDDRANRSIFGDGAAATIIGNSDKDIIKEFVLGTDGKGFSNLIVTNGAMRHPFGESTNGTIDENGNFFSPDHLYMNGPEIFNFTIENIPLLVENVLKKNDLTLDQIDYFIFHQANKYMLEYLRKKIKIPQEKYYNDILMTGNTVATIPIALKESIDRGIVHPGNKILLAGFGVGYSWGATVIEL, from the coding sequence ATGAAAATCGAGTATTACCTGCCTGAGAAGGTTTTCACCAATGATGAACTTGTCACCATCTTTCCGAATCTGGAAGCCTCAAGAGTGGAAGAAAAATTGGGCATCAGGCAGAGGCATATCGCTTCAGCGGATGAAACGGCCCTGGATCTTGCCTTTGAGGCAGCTAAAAAGGTGCTGAATGATTTTGACAAAGAAAAAATTGATTTTATTCTCCTTTGTACCCAAAGCCCTGATTATTTTCTTCCCACCAGTGCCTGCCTGTTACAAAGTAAACTTGGTATAAAGAAAAGCGCAGGAGCTCTTGATTTCAATCTGGGTAGTTCCGGATTCATTTATGGGCTGGCTTTGGCAAAAGGCCTTCTGCAAAGTCAGGTTGCTTCAAATGTACTTCTCGTTAATGCTGAAACATATACTAAACATATACATCCGGATGACCGGGCTAACCGGAGCATTTTTGGAGATGGAGCGGCAGCCACAATCATCGGGAATTCTGACAAGGATATCATAAAAGAATTTGTTTTGGGAACAGATGGTAAAGGATTCAGCAACCTGATTGTCACAAATGGCGCAATGCGTCACCCCTTTGGCGAATCGACCAATGGAACCATCGATGAAAATGGCAACTTTTTTTCACCGGATCATCTTTACATGAATGGCCCGGAAATTTTTAATTTCACCATTGAAAATATACCATTGCTGGTGGAGAATGTTCTGAAAAAAAATGACCTGACTTTAGATCAGATCGATTATTTTATTTTTCATCAGGCCAATAAATATATGCTTGAGTACCTAAGGAAAAAGATTAAAATACCACAGGAAAAATACTACAACGATATTCTCATGACTGGTAACACTGTGGCTACCATTCCTATTGCTTTAAAGGAATCAATCGACAGGGGAATTGTCCATCCCGGGAATAAAATCCTTTTAGCCGGGTTTGGTGTCGGATATTCCTGGGGAGCTACTGTCATCGAGTTATAA